GGGTCGGCACGCCCGAGGAGCAGGCGGCGGTCATCTGCTTCCTGGCCTCCGACGAGGCCTCCTTCGTGGCCGGCGCGGTCATCCCCACCGACGGGGGCTATACCGCCGCCCGCCATCTTCCCAACGATTGAACGCCAAGGAAAAAAATGCACGACATGAGCGTCAAGTGGCCCAACGGTGCGCGGTGCGCCGTGATGCTGTCCTTCGATTTCGATGCCGAGACCCTCTGGACCTCGCGCGACCCCGCCAACGCCAACCGCCCCGGCGTGCTCAGCCAGGGCCGCTACGGTGCCAAGGTGGGCGTACCCAAGATCTGCGACACCCTGGCAGACGCCGGCGTCAAGGGCACCTTCTTCACCCCCGGCTGGACCGCGGAGAACCACACCGAGCGGCTGGAGATGATCCTGAAAGGCGGCCACGAGGTCGGCCACCACAGCTATTCGCACCGCTGGGTCAGCGACGATCCGGCCGCCGAGGTCGAGGAAATCGAGAAAGGCCTCGAAGCCCTGAAGCGCACCGTGGGCGTGGTGCCCAAGGGTTACCGCTCGCCCGCTGGCGAGGTGAGCCCCGGCCTGTTCAAGCTGCTCAAGAAGCACGACTTCCTGTACGACTCGTCCCTGATGGACGACATCAACCCCTACCGCCACACCATGGAAGACGGCTCGCCCGGCGTGATCGAGCTGCCCTGGCATTGGAGCCTGGACGACGCGCCCTACGCGCTGTTTTCGGTGAAGAACCCGCGCGCCATCTTCACCAACCAGCACATGCTCGACGTCTACAAGGACGAGTTCCGCGAGATCTACCGCTGGGGCGGCCTCTACGACATCATCTTCCACCCGCAAGTGGTCGGCCGGCCGAGCCGCATCGCCTTGCTGCGCGAGCTGATCGCCTTCATCCGCACCTTCCCCGGCGTGTGGTTCGCCACCGGCACCGAGATCGCCACGGCCTGGTCGCAAGCCTGCGAGGGCGCCGGCGCAGCGGAGGCACGGCCATGAGCGCCCCGACGACCGCCCCCACGCCGCTCGACGTCGACCCCTACGACGACGAGGTCCTCGACACGCCCTACGCCATGCACGCCGAAGTGCGCGCCGCAGGCCCCGTCGGCTATCTCAAGCGCTACGGCATCTACGTGATGGGCCGGCACCGCGACGTGCAACCAGCCATCAAGGACTGGCAGACCTTTTCGTCCGAAGGCGGCTCGGGCCTGGCCGACATCCGCAAGCCCGACGCCTGGCGGCCGGGCAGCCCGATCGTGGAGGTCGACCCGCCGCGCCACACCCAGGTGCGTTCGGCGCTGCAGCGCATCCTGTCGCCGCAGCTCATCCGGAGCTGGCGCGAGGATTTCGAGCGCGAGGCCGAGCGCCTGGTGCTCGAACTGCTGGAGCGCCGCGACATCGACGCCGTGGAAGACATGGCCGAGACCTACGTCGCCACCACCTTCCCCGACGCGCTCGGCCTGCGCGACTCGCCCGAGCGCCGCGCCAACCTGTTCCTGCTCGGCGAGCTGAACTTCGACGCCCAAGGCCCGCGCAACGCTCGCTACGAAGCCACCCAGAAACGCGCCGACGCCATCTGGGCCTGGCACGACGCGATGATGCTGCGCGAGAACCTCACGCCCGAAGGCTTCGGCCAGAAGATCTACCAGGCCGCCGACGCCGGCCAGCTCGAACCGCATCTCGCCCCGCTGCTGGTGCGCTCCTTCCTGCGCGGCGGCCTCGACACCACCAGCAGCAGCATCTCCGCGGCCCTCTGGTACATGGCGATGGATCCGTCGCAGCTCGCCCTGCTGCGCGCCAACCCCGACCTCGCCCGCCCCGCGCTGGAAGAAGCCATGCGCATGGAAACGCCCATC
The nucleotide sequence above comes from Xylophilus sp. GOD-11R. Encoded proteins:
- a CDS encoding polysaccharide deacetylase; the encoded protein is MSVKWPNGARCAVMLSFDFDAETLWTSRDPANANRPGVLSQGRYGAKVGVPKICDTLADAGVKGTFFTPGWTAENHTERLEMILKGGHEVGHHSYSHRWVSDDPAAEVEEIEKGLEALKRTVGVVPKGYRSPAGEVSPGLFKLLKKHDFLYDSSLMDDINPYRHTMEDGSPGVIELPWHWSLDDAPYALFSVKNPRAIFTNQHMLDVYKDEFREIYRWGGLYDIIFHPQVVGRPSRIALLRELIAFIRTFPGVWFATGTEIATAWSQACEGAGAAEARP
- a CDS encoding cytochrome P450, giving the protein MSAPTTAPTPLDVDPYDDEVLDTPYAMHAEVRAAGPVGYLKRYGIYVMGRHRDVQPAIKDWQTFSSEGGSGLADIRKPDAWRPGSPIVEVDPPRHTQVRSALQRILSPQLIRSWREDFEREAERLVLELLERRDIDAVEDMAETYVATTFPDALGLRDSPERRANLFLLGELNFDAQGPRNARYEATQKRADAIWAWHDAMMLRENLTPEGFGQKIYQAADAGQLEPHLAPLLVRSFLRGGLDTTSSSISAALWYMAMDPSQLALLRANPDLARPALEEAMRMETPIQSACRQTTREVEIDGTVIPHDSKVLMLLAAANRDPDYWERPDSYDMTRSTLGHVALGNGVHMCIGQMIARLEGESVLRAVARHIGAMELTGEPVRKINNNLRSLRHLPMRLTPA